aatccctgGATTTAATTTGTCAGTATTTGCCTTTCCCCACATCTCAGGGCCTGATTCCCACCCTGCTCCGAAGGAATCATTCAGGGAAAGACCTGGGGGTGCTCCAGGGTGCCACAGGGGTTGTCCTTAGCAAGATGGATAGGATGGAATTCCTGAAAGTGGGGACTGGCGGGGTGGGGGGGGTCCAGAACCAGAGGGGTTGGGGAtaggatggggtgggatgggatgggatgaggatgaggatgaggttgaggatcaggatcaggatcaggattaGGATGggataatgatgatgatgatgaactTAGTTGCTCTAATTTTGGGCTAAAATCAGTGCTAATAAAATCCACAAATCCCTCCAGCCCCCTGCAGCATTCCCAAGATTTTTGGGATCATTCCTgtctgtccccagcacagggaggacgGGGGGTTCATACCCCAGGATGAACAGGACGTGTTGGCATTCCCAGATTGGCTTGAGTGGGAAAATTCAGGAAtaaagggaaaagcaggaatatgATTTTGGGACAAACTAACCCGGATCCGCCAAAAATagcaaaaatcctaaaaatcccccaaatcccaacacTGAACCCTGACAGCTGTGTGGTGACTGCAGGAGGGGCTCAGCCCCCCAGATGTGGTGGTGGCACGGGGGTGGAGGTGGCACCTTCGGGACACTGGTACTATCCAaggtccctgtgtccccaccgCCACAGGGACACTCtgtgtcccttgtccctgtgtccctgtgtccctgtccctgtgtcccttccctgtgtcccttgtccccaccACCAATGCCCAGCACACCCCACATCCTGGGGGTGGCACCCAATGTCCAGGCTGGGGTCCTAGTGTCCTGTCACCCACCTGGaggtcccaatgtccccagacAGCCGAggctcctggtgtcccctcaAAGTGTCCCCATTCACAGAATGGGagaccctgctgtcccctcaggCTGAGTGatcccactgtcccctcagAGGGGGggtcctgctgtccccctgtccctcctgggCAAGGGAAGTGCCCCTGATTGATCCCtatccctcctccctccctccaatCCCAGTTCCAGCCGGGAATCCCCAGCCTGGGGTGTGACCCCCaatgcccccagccccacaccaggGTCCCGCTGTGCCCCCCCCCACCAGTGCCcccctgctgctgtcacccccCGATTCTCATCActccccccagtgtcaccctgtgATTGTCCCCCCATGTCACCCTCCATGTCCCGCCCCCCAATCCTCATCACCCCAATGTCACCCCCTAATTTTAGCCCCCCTCAGTTCTTGCCACCCCGATGTCCCCCCCAGTTCTTGTTGTCACCCCCGTGTCACCCCCAGTTGTCCtcgccccctcccctcctccatCCTCTCCCTCCATCTCCCTTTCCCGCTCTGCGATTTTTCCAAAGCTTTTCCTGCTGAGAGGACAAAAAACCCCTTTGAGGCTGGCGGGGAGGGGGGGCCCCCGCGGCCCCCCCGAGCGCCCCCGTTTAACCCCTCGGGCACTCAGCGTTACAAATTTGGaacaatatttattaaaatacaaaaatacacttgtttttttttttgttggattCGCGGTACAGTCGGATCCTTCCAGCGTTTACAGCCCGAGAGGGAACTTCTGCATCTCCTTCCCGCCTTCCTCCCCGTCCCCCCCCCCGGACACCCCCAAACCCTAAATTTTAGCTCAGCtttgcccccccccccctccaaGAACATTTTAAAGCTAAAACAAGAAATTAAAGTAATTCCAGTGCCCGAGCAACCGGGGGGCCCCCCCATCGCTGCTGCCCGACCCCCTcatcccctcaggacccccacGAGGCACTTGGGGTCcccaccgggacccccccggcGCCACCTCCGATGCTGGTGGCCCCCCCATTGTCacctcccccccctccccaagcCCTTAAtttctcccagccctccccGTTCCATGAGCAGCCCTTGGGGGGGgtgtccccattgtcacccCCTCCCGGGGACGGGGGGGTGTTTCCCACACCTCCCCCCCAATCAAATAAAAGGactaaaaatgccatttttagtGAAGGTGGTTACAATCATTGGTCAGGTCTCCCGTGGgggcccccccagccccccaggaGCCATAGCCCTGTGCCGGGGGGTCCGGGAGGCCCGGGGGGGTGACAAACACCgtgggaaagggggtgcagagCAAAGCGGGGGGGCACCCgctctccccccccccccaaatcccccccaaaccacccccCCAGGCGCTTGCGGGGTTTTCCCCCCTTCCCGTGggtttttgaggaattttttgcTTGAATACATTGCAGACGtccatccccagccctcaggctgcgcccccccgccccccccgagccccccaccccccaaaatccattCCTTTATTGCATTGGGAAGGTCTTGGCGCGGGGCCGAGATCCCGCTCCGGTGACGCCGGAGCCGCCGGCGCGCGGCCAAGGGCAGCGCCGCGGGGTGGGGGGGCCGACCTCACCCCCTCCCCCAAAtaacccccaaaaacaccccgAACCCCCCCAGAAACACCCCGACAGCTCCCGCCACCGCTCCGGCGTCCCCCGCGTCCCCCCGCGCCACGGCACCGCCGCTCGTCCCCGAGCACGGGGATTTTTCCTCTTATTAccgattatttttttcctcctctgtttctcctggtttgtttctttttgtgtttaaaTAGAACCTGCGAGTTAGAAAATAGTGGTTTTTTGTAGGAGTTTTGGGTGGGTTTCGTTAAATTTTAATAGAATCTGCTGCTCTTCTCGGCCCCGAGGTTGGCTATAGAAGCATGTACACGAAAAAGAGTCTCTCCCCCCCCCTGTACAAAAGTTGTGTCTATTATTGAGGAATTCTCCTGGTTTTCCTTAGTATTGAGGAATTCTCCTGGGTTTCCTTCTTTTTGGAGTTCTGCTTTTGTGCATCTATTGCGTTTATAATAATTCGGGGCCGGGGTTGGAGGGGGGGGGGACGACGAcccaaaaaaagcaggaaaaatcccccaaaaaagaGTCATATCTGGGTTTCCTGAACTTTCTCCTTGGGGTGGGTCTGGATTAAATAGGGGTCGGCCAGGGTGGTCCCGGGGGGGTGCAGGGAGTTGCCCAGCGCGTTCTCTGTCCAGTGGGCGCCGTGTCCGGCCTTGTAGGTGTTGTAGTTGAGGTGCTCGTGGATGTTGGGCAGCACCACggccccctcccctgcccctccggccggggcggccgcgggcgtGGCCGCGGTGGCCGGCGCGATGTCCTCGTCCACCTGGATGATCTCCACGGTGCGGGCGGCGGTGACGGTGCTGCGCTGCTGGTGGCGCTTGCGGAGCTTGTAGAAGACGATGAGCATGGCGGCGGCCAGCAGCGTCACGGCCACGAAGCAGCCGATGATGATCTTGGTGGTCTTCATCACCTCGTCCAGGCTGGTCTGCAGCTTGTCGCCGGCGTCAGCCGTGGGCACGGCCACCTGCTTGGGCGGGCGCGTGGTCTGCACCAGCacagtggtggtggtggtgtagGCCGGCTGGTAGCCCGTCGAGGTGGTGGGCACGGGCTTGGTGAACTTGGGGGACACGTCCTCGGGGGAGATCTCGGTGGTCTCCACCGTGACGGTGGTGAAGAAGCTGTAGTTGGAGGTGTTGAGCTCGGCCGTGCTGACGTTGAGGAAGGCCGAGGCGTTGGAGTTGCCGGCCACGTTGGTCACCATGCAGGTGTAGAGGCCGGTGTCGGTCAGCAGCACGTGCGAGAAGTTGAGGGTGCCGTCGTTGAGCACGGAGAGGCGCGGGTGGCTCGAGGCGTGGCTCAGCACCGTCCCGTTGGGCAGCAGCCACCGCACCGAGGACATGGAGGGCGTCCGGCAGCGCAGCTCAGCCACACGCCCCTCTGAGATGTTGAGGTCCGCGGGCGCGTCCATGATGAAGGGCGCCGAGCACTGGAAGGAGGTCTGGTCCACCTCCACCAGGAAGCGGCCCCGCATGTGCAGCGGGGCGTGGCAGCGGCCGCAGCAGGTGGAGTTGGTGGGGATGTACTCCCGCAGCCACCACGACAGCCAGAGGATGTCGCAGTCGCAGTCCCAGGGGTTGTGGTGCAGGTGCAGCTCCACCAGGTAGCGCAGCGGGGCGAACAGGTCGTGGGGCAGGGACGACAGGTTGTTGTGGGCCAGGTTGAGCTCCACCAGCGCCGTCAGGTCGTCGAAGGCGTTGCGCTCGATCAGGTTGATCTGCGAGTTCATAATCCAGAGCTTTTTGAGGGATTTGAGCCCGTGGAAGGAGCCCGGTTTGATCTCGGGGAAGTTGTTGCCCGAcatctccagctcctccaggcccACCAAGGGCGTCAGGTTGGGCATGTCCTTAATGTTGCACATCCCCAGGTTGAGGTACTTGAGGTTGTACAAGCCCTCGAAGGCGCCCTCGGAGATGTACTCGAGCTTCTTGAGCTCGCCCAGGTCGAGGCGCATGAGGGAGGGCACGCGGTTGAAGGCGTAGCTGGGGATGCTCTCGATGGGGTTGTTGCGCAGCCACAGCTCCCGCAGCTTGGACAGGTACTCGAAGGCCCCGCTGGGGATCACCGTCAGCCAGTTGTCAAAGAGCTCCAGGGTGTTGAGGCTGGCCAGGCCGTTGAAGGCGCCCACCTCGATCTGCCGGATGGCgttcctgcccagctgcagcacctccagGTGGTGCAGGTGGCGGAACGTGTCCGCCTGGATCATCTGGATGTTGTTCTCCATGAGGTTGAGATAGCGGGTGTTGGAGGGGATGCCGGGGGGCACCTCGGCCAGGCCGCGGCGGGTGCACACCACCTTGCTGAACTGGTTACTGCAGGAGCACAcggaggggcagctctgggggcccGGCGAGGCGGCGGCCGTGGCCAGGAGCCACGCGTGCAGGGTCAGGGAGGCGGCCAGGAGCCCCGGCCAGGTGCGgtggcggcggtggcggcggagGTGGTGCACAGTTACCTGCCACAAGAGCTTCATGGTGTGGCACGTTCATCATTCACCATCGTCTGGGGATGGCGGCGAGAACAGGAGAACGGGCTCGGGGCCCCCCCCTCTCCCGGCTCCCACGAGCTGGGGGGCCCGGCCGGccggaggggagggggggggtcGGGGTGCCGGGGTCGGGGGGAAGCTCCGAGGGGAGAGGGGTTTGAggagggaaaaattaaaatttaaggggcagggggaaaaaataatcagcGGTAGGTGCTgggaggggggggtggggggagagaggagaaggaaccccccccgcccggccccgctcgccAGTACCTACCTGGGGAAGGGGGATCGGGGGGTCCGGGGGGGCTCGAGGCGAGCGCGGGGGGCGCGGGAccgaggaggggaggggggggggggggggccggctcccaaaaaaaaaaaaaaaaaaaaagacaaaatggctCCTGGAGGCTGCGGTGCAGGGTGGGGGGGGCCGGCCCGGCTAAGCGGGGGCCCGGCAGCCCCCGAGCGCGGCCAACCCCGCGGCCTCGCACCTCCGCCCGTGGGGCCGGCCCGGGGGGCTCGGCGGGGCCCGCATGGCCGCCCCCCCCAGGCCGCGGGGAAACGGCGGGGGGGGAACGCGGGGAAAGTGgcgaaaaaggaaataattaaaaaaaaagaagccgggagaaaaggaagaattgGGAAAAGGGGAGGGAGCGGAGGAgagaaaaagtggaaaaaaaaatgaaaaacggggagggaaatgggaatgggaaaaaaaaaaaaaaaaattggccaggaaagggaaatggaaaaggaggTAAAAACGgaataaaaatctaaaataaaatcGATTCAAGATAGGAACGGAAATGAGGATAAAAGTTAAAATAAGGCTAAAATCAGatgaaaaactaaaaataaaaattcaaaatattaaaaaaaaaaagcccaaaacccaaacaacccgGACGAaacctaaaaataaaacaggaaaataaagattaaaaataggccgaaataaataaataaatcgcGGGGAGCCCCCCCCGGGAGAGGGAAAAACGCGGTTCGGGGAGGGAGCGGGGGGGAGGAAAGGGCGTCGGCGTGGGGGGGGGGAGATGCCGGCGGGGGCACCTCCCGGTAGCGGCGGCGGCTGCGCTGGtggcggggcgggggggtcCCGTCCCGTCCCCTCCCGCGTGTCGTTCCCGCGTCCCCGCGTGGGTGTCGCGTTcagcggcggcgcggggcgatGGTGGCGGTGACAGCGGCGGTGACAGCGGTGGCGGTCGCGGTGCCGGCGGGCATCCTCCGGTGGCGGGGGCCGCGCGGGGCGGTGCGGGCGGTGCGGGCGGTGCGGTGCGGGGCGGTGCGGGCGGTGCGGGAAGCAGCCGCGCAGGCGGCTGGCTCATCCTTTTGTCCTTCAGTGCGAGCGCGGATggattgctgctgccgccgctcccgctgctcctgctgaCGCATCCCGGCTCCGCACAgacccccccgcgcccccccgcacccccacccacccacccacccgcCGCTCTCCGGAGGGgcccccgccggccccgctTCGGCCGGTGCGGCGGCCCCGGAGCGGTTTTGTGCGCGGGGAGGGGGAGATGCGGGATGCGccgcttcctcctcctcttcctcctccctcccgccgcctcctcctcctccccctccccgcaGCCCCGCTCGGGGCTTGTGGAGGGGGGGGGCCGCTCCCCGAGCGACCCCTCCCCGGGGCCCGGAGGGACGGACGAACGGacggagggatggatggacggaggGAGGGACGGAAGGGACGGGGGCAGCGCCGGGCTCGGTGGCTTGGAGGTGACGAGGACCAGGGAACCCCGGCTCCATCCCCCCGGGTCTGACCCCCCCGCCGATAGGGGACCCCCCAAGACCCCCGGCCCTTGGGGCTGAGACCCGACCCGAGCTGTGACACTGATggggagctccagccctgcaggggtgaggggggacacggggtgactgccaggggctgggtaCAGGGACCCCGAGACCTGATGGCgctgctgctctttggggcccaggttgggctctgcacccccagctgtgccttgtcccttccctccccctgggACTGGGGGCCACGAcgccacctgcagcccctgtaAGCACCCTATGGCCCCCCTGCACTTGGTGGCACTGATGGCACTTGGAGCTGTCACCTGAGTGCCGCCACTGGGTGTTGGGCACCTCTGTGGGGCTGGTGGCCCCTCTGGGACATCCTGTCTGGCAATGCATGGGGGCACCCCAGGACCCTCCTGTCCTTCCTCACTGGAGTCACTGTCCCCGTGATGGTGGCACGTCCCCAGGGGGCTGCAGCTGTTCTGGTGATGTCCCCCCCAAGAGCTCCGGGACCTGGTGGCCTCCTGTGCCCCATGGGTGGGTCCCACCTGTTCCCTGTCCACTGCAGTGGCCACATCTTGTCCCTGAGTCCATCAATGTCCTGCATGTCTCCGGGCCAGTGACGCCTtggtgacacaggggacagggacactgttGTCACCCAGAGGCACTGGGGAGGTACCACAGGCATGCACAGGGTGCTGACCCCAGGGACCAgactggcactggcagccctggggacagcgggtGGCCTGGGGCCATGTCCCTGCCACACACCAGCCTTGGCAAGTGTGGTTTGGTGTCTGGTGCGGTGCCGTATTTGGTGCGGTGCCGTGTTCGGTGCGGTGCCGTGTTTGGTGTGGTGCCATGGACAGCCTGGTGCCATGTCTGGTGCAGTGCCGTGTCCAGTGTGGTGCCGTGGACAGTGCGGTGCTGTGTCCGGTGCAGTGGCTGTGGACAGTGCTGTGTCCGGTGAGATGCCATGTCTGGGCCGGTGCCATGGCCACTTTCAGTGCCATGTCCGGTGTGGTGCCATGGACAGTGTGGCGCTGTGTCCggtgcagtgctgtgtccagtgtGGTGCCGTGTCCGGTGTGGTGCCATGGACAGTGTGGTGCCATGGCCAGTGTGGTGCCATGGCCAGTGCAGTGCCATGGCCAGCGTGGTGCCATATCCAGTGAGGTGCTGTGGCCAGTGCAATGCTGTGTCTGATATGATGCCATGGCTGGTTTTGCTGCCATGGCCGGTTTTGTTGCCGTGTCCAGTGAGGTGCCACGGCCGCCGCAGTGCGAGGACACGGGGACACCTCCAGGCTTTGGGAAGCAGCGGAAGCAGTTGTGGTGGGATGggtgagctcagggctgggacaggctccGTGTGGCAGCACTGGCAAAGCCAAACCCCACTGAGGGGGCAAAGGCCATGGCTGGGGCTTGAAACATCATGGTGTGGCCCATGTCACCCTGGACCCAAACCtcgctgtccccagtgcctcGGCCACACACCTGGCAttgtcctgtgccatgtgctgtccccagggccacacTGGCCACAAGTCCCACCCATCCCAGGGGGAGATGTGATTCCCAGGGTGTGATACCCAGGGTGTGATTGATTCTCAGGTTGGGATACCCAGGGTGGAATGGGATAAAGGATATGGCAGGACCTGGTGACTTTGTGTACCCCATGGGTGGGTCCCCCATGTCCCTTGTCCCCCATCTCAGGTCCCTGGGTCCAGGCTGGGTGCAGGGAGGTGACTGGGGGGGCCCCACCTGGGCGACCTCGGAGCGCTGGGAGTAggtggcagctggggcaggctgggatggggacaggagccCACAGCTCATGAGATTCCCGGGATCCCACAGGTTGAGGTGGAGGTGGAGAGCATGGACAAGGCCGGGAATTTCATTGGGTGGCTGCACATCGAGGGCGTGAACCTGTCGGTGGCGCTGGTGGAGCAGGCGCTGTCCCGCGTGCACTTCACGGCCGAGCGCAGCCCCTACTGCAAGGCCCTGCTGGCGGCCCAGGACGCGGCcaagcagaggaaggagaaggtgaGGGGGGCCAGGggacccggcccagcagtgtcaccaCCCCAGAGACATGGCCCTGTCCCAAAAGATGGCCCCACCACACCGATGTCCCCACCCCGAGATGTGCCCACTAAAGGATGTCCCCGTGTCAAGAGGTGGCCTCACTCCAGGAGGTGTCTCCATGCCAAGAGATGTTCCCACTGTGAGGGGTGTCCCCGTGCCAAGGGATGTCCCCGTCCCAAGAGATGTCCCTGTGCAAAGGGGAGCACCCCAAGAGCTGATGGCCCCACAGCAGGAAATGTCACAACCCCAATTAAAGTTCCCACCCACTGGGTGCCCACACACCAAGAGGTGATGTCCCACACCACCATGATGGATGTCCCCATTCCAAGAGGTGTTCCACCCCAAGGAATGTCCCCACTCCTGGAGATAGATGTCCCCACCCCGAGAGAGGATGGTTGCATGCCAAGAGGTGTCCCAGATGAGGgatgtcccagcccagggatgtcccagcccagggatgtcccagcccagggatgtCCCACCCCAGGGACATGACCCCCCCAGGCTGAGGCCTGGCCATGTTCCACTGCCGGGTCCAGCCCCCCGCCCTCCCATTGCTATCACCTGGAGCATGGCAGgggtccccgtgtccccccaggtgtggTCCCACTACGAGGAGACGCCGGTGGAGGAGGTGGTGCCggtgctggaggagaaggagcgCACGGCCAACTACAAACCCGTGTTTGTCACCGAGATCACCGACGACCTCCACTTCTACGTGCAGGATGTGGAGACAGGTacggggggacacctgggcccCCCCAGCACCCAGAGGTGCTCCCCAGACCGGTGGTGGGGCGAGTTGGCTGGGATGTGGATCTGTGGCTTTGGTGGGTAACACCCAAATCTGTATGTCCAGGGTGATGTGAGGTGACCCCTCCACCCCCCAGGGCCATTTTTGGGACCAGGATAGGGGTCCATGGTTGGGATCCAGGTTTGGGGTCCAAAGGTCTTGGGGCAGGGTCTGGGGTTGAGGTCCAGGTTTGGGATCTGGTGTTGAAGCCATTGTTGGGACTTGGGGTTCAGGCTTTGGGGCCACACTGAGGGGCGGGGTTGGGGTCAGgcttgggatggggctgggggttTATCCTGGATATCCGGGGCCCCGCAGGCGCCCAGCTGGAGAAGCTGATGGAGAACATGCGTGCCGAGGTGGGCGCCCACCCGCCCGTGGAGGGCTCCTTCGTCCCGCGCCGCGGCGACTTCTGCATCGCCAAGTTTGTCGACGGGGAATGGTGAGGAGGGGACGGGCTGACCCcatgggctgggccagggcagcagtggggtGTGGGGTGAGaaccaaatccccaaaatccctcctgctctgcaggtaCCGTGCCCGGGTGGAGAAGGTGGAGTCGGGTGGCAAAGTGCACATTTTCTACATCGACTACGGCAACGTGAGTGGCACTGGGAAAACGGGGGGAAAAACTGCcctccatccatggatccatccatctgtgaatccatccatccttcatccagcatccatccacccatccttcatccatccatcatccatccatccctcatccatccatccatccatccatccatccatccatccatcatccatcatccatccatccatcatccatccatccatccatcatccatcatccatccatccatcatccatccatcccccatccatccatccatccatccatccatccatccatccatccatccatccatccatccatcatccatccatccatcatccatcatccatccatcccccatccatccatccatccatccatccatccatccgtccgtccgtccgtccatccatccgtccatccatcatccatccatccatcatccatcatccatccatccatcatccatccatccatccatcatccatccatccatccatccatccatccatccatccatcatccatccatccatccatccatccatccatccatcatccatcatccatccatcatccatccatcatccatcatccatccatccatccatccatcatccatcatccatccatccatcatccatccattcctcatccatccatccatccatccatccatccatccatccatccatcatccatccatcatccatcca
This Agelaius phoeniceus isolate bAgePho1 chromosome 5, bAgePho1.hap1, whole genome shotgun sequence DNA region includes the following protein-coding sequences:
- the LRRC4 gene encoding leucine-rich repeat-containing protein 4, with product MKLLWQVTVHHLRRHRRHRTWPGLLAASLTLHAWLLATAAASPGPQSCPSVCSCSNQFSKVVCTRRGLAEVPPGIPSNTRYLNLMENNIQMIQADTFRHLHHLEVLQLGRNAIRQIEVGAFNGLASLNTLELFDNWLTVIPSGAFEYLSKLRELWLRNNPIESIPSYAFNRVPSLMRLDLGELKKLEYISEGAFEGLYNLKYLNLGMCNIKDMPNLTPLVGLEELEMSGNNFPEIKPGSFHGLKSLKKLWIMNSQINLIERNAFDDLTALVELNLAHNNLSSLPHDLFAPLRYLVELHLHHNPWDCDCDILWLSWWLREYIPTNSTCCGRCHAPLHMRGRFLVEVDQTSFQCSAPFIMDAPADLNISEGRVAELRCRTPSMSSVRWLLPNGTVLSHASSHPRLSVLNDGTLNFSHVLLTDTGLYTCMVTNVAGNSNASAFLNVSTAELNTSNYSFFTTVTVETTEISPEDVSPKFTKPVPTTSTGYQPAYTTTTTVLVQTTRPPKQVAVPTADAGDKLQTSLDEVMKTTKIIIGCFVAVTLLAAAMLIVFYKLRKRHQQRSTVTAARTVEIIQVDEDIAPATAATPAAAPAGGAGEGAVVLPNIHEHLNYNTYKAGHGAHWTENALGNSLHPPGTTLADPYLIQTHPKEKVQETQI